The proteins below are encoded in one region of Paenacidovorax monticola:
- a CDS encoding universal stress protein, with the protein MFKHILIPTDGSALSDSAVTRGMRLAREARARVTALYAMPEYQVLTYDAGMMGDTRELFETQTRARADTILGHVKHIADEEGVPCDLVAVANDRPYDAIIHTARERGCDLILMASHGRRGIEGFLLGSETHKVLTHSKIPVLVHR; encoded by the coding sequence ATGTTCAAGCACATCCTCATTCCGACCGACGGCAGTGCCCTGTCGGACTCCGCGGTCACGCGCGGCATGCGGCTGGCCCGCGAGGCGCGCGCCAGGGTGACGGCGCTCTACGCCATGCCCGAGTACCAGGTACTGACCTATGACGCGGGCATGATGGGCGACACGCGCGAGCTGTTCGAAACCCAGACGCGCGCGCGGGCCGACACCATCCTGGGCCATGTCAAGCACATCGCGGACGAAGAGGGCGTGCCCTGCGATCTGGTCGCCGTGGCCAACGACCGCCCCTACGACGCCATCATCCACACGGCCCGCGAACGCGGCTGCGACCTGATCCTGATGGCGTCGCACGGCCGGCGCGGCATCGAGGGCTTCCTGCTGGGCAGCGAGACCCACAAGGTGCTCACGCACAGCAAGATCCCCGTGCTCGTGCACCGTTGA
- a CDS encoding [protein-PII] uridylyltransferase, with protein sequence MTDLHTLRARYRSDKAALMATLQATGASARGVRALLRKLSLLADQLLQTLWLRAELPGTLALVAVGGYGRSQLFPHSDVDVLLLLPDGTATGADSPLRARLEGFIGSCWDAGLEIGSSVRTVQECLAESAQDVTVQTSLLEARLVGGDAGLFAQFRTQYEQQMDPQAFLVAKTLEMRQRHNKYENTPYALEPNCKESPGGLRDLQMILWVARAAGLGSNWRELAASGLATPFEVRQIERNEALLFLIRARLHALAGRHEDRLVFDLQTAVAESFGYRSTSPDGKRLAMRASETLMRRYYWAAKAVSQLCQILLLGIEERLNPSTHELRPLNARFFEKAGLIEVARDDLYEREPHAVLETFLLYETTVGLKDLSARTLRALYNARGVMDSAFRRDPANRSLFMQILQQPAGITHAMRLMNQTSVLGRYLWPFRRIVGQMQHDLFHVYTVDQHILMVLRNVRRFFMAEHAHEYPFCSQLAGGWDKPWILYLAALFHDIGKGRGGDHSRIGAEEVRRFCRQHAPYGIGREDAQLAEFLVREHLTMSQVAQKQDLYDPDVINAFAQRVGNERNLTALYLLTVADIRGTSPKVWNAWKGKLLEDLYRATLRVLGGRAPDAAAEIEARKREALVLLALQAQPHEAHKKLWDTLDVSYFMRHEAADIAWHARHLSRHVGTVRPVVRARQSLAGEGLQVLVYAPDQPDLFARSCGYFDRAGFSILDARIHTATNGYALDTYQVVASSQPGHYRELTHMVESDLVRALEDAGALPEPARKRVSRRVQSFPVAPRVTLRPDEKAQRWLLSISASDRAGLLYLVARILARHHLNVQLAKISTLGERVEDSFLVQGPELQNNARQIQIETELLQALSS encoded by the coding sequence ATGACCGACCTTCACACCCTGCGAGCCCGCTACCGCAGCGACAAAGCCGCCCTGATGGCCACCCTGCAGGCCACCGGGGCCTCCGCGCGCGGCGTGCGTGCCCTGCTGCGCAAGCTCTCGCTGCTGGCCGACCAATTGCTGCAGACCCTGTGGCTGCGCGCTGAACTGCCGGGCACGCTGGCCCTCGTGGCCGTGGGCGGCTACGGCCGGTCCCAGCTCTTTCCCCATTCCGACGTGGACGTGCTGCTGCTGCTGCCCGACGGCACGGCGACCGGGGCCGACAGCCCGCTGCGCGCCCGGCTCGAGGGCTTCATCGGCAGTTGCTGGGATGCAGGGCTGGAGATCGGCTCCAGCGTGCGCACGGTGCAGGAATGCCTGGCCGAGTCGGCCCAGGACGTCACGGTGCAGACCTCGTTGCTCGAAGCGCGCCTCGTCGGCGGCGACGCGGGGCTGTTCGCCCAGTTCCGCACCCAGTACGAGCAACAGATGGACCCGCAGGCCTTCCTCGTCGCCAAGACGCTGGAGATGCGCCAGCGCCACAACAAGTACGAGAACACGCCTTACGCGCTGGAGCCCAACTGCAAGGAGTCGCCCGGTGGCCTGCGCGACCTGCAGATGATCCTGTGGGTGGCGCGCGCGGCGGGGCTGGGGAGCAATTGGCGCGAGCTGGCCGCGAGCGGCCTGGCCACGCCCTTCGAGGTGCGCCAGATCGAGCGCAATGAAGCACTGCTGTTCCTCATCCGCGCGCGGCTGCATGCCCTCGCGGGCCGCCACGAAGACCGCCTCGTGTTCGACCTGCAGACCGCCGTGGCCGAGTCGTTCGGCTATCGCTCCACCTCGCCCGACGGCAAGCGCCTGGCCATGCGCGCCAGCGAGACGCTGATGCGCCGCTACTACTGGGCGGCCAAGGCGGTGTCGCAGCTGTGCCAGATCCTGCTGCTGGGCATCGAGGAGCGGCTCAATCCCTCCACGCACGAGCTGCGCCCGCTCAACGCCCGCTTCTTCGAGAAGGCAGGTCTCATCGAGGTGGCCCGGGACGACCTCTACGAGCGCGAGCCCCATGCCGTACTTGAGACCTTCCTGCTCTACGAGACCACGGTGGGCCTCAAGGACCTGTCCGCGCGCACGCTGCGCGCGCTGTACAACGCACGCGGCGTGATGGACAGCGCCTTTCGCCGCGACCCGGCCAACCGATCGCTGTTCATGCAGATCCTGCAGCAGCCCGCCGGCATCACGCATGCCATGCGGCTCATGAACCAGACCTCGGTGCTGGGCCGCTACCTCTGGCCGTTCCGCCGCATCGTGGGGCAAATGCAGCACGACCTGTTCCACGTCTACACCGTGGACCAGCACATCCTGATGGTGCTGCGCAATGTGCGCCGCTTCTTCATGGCCGAGCACGCGCACGAGTACCCGTTCTGCTCGCAGCTCGCGGGCGGCTGGGACAAGCCCTGGATCCTCTACCTCGCCGCGCTGTTCCACGACATCGGCAAAGGCCGGGGTGGCGACCACTCCCGCATCGGCGCCGAGGAAGTGCGGCGTTTCTGCCGCCAGCACGCCCCGTACGGCATCGGGCGCGAGGACGCGCAGCTCGCCGAGTTCCTCGTGCGCGAGCACCTGACCATGAGCCAGGTGGCGCAGAAGCAGGACCTGTACGACCCCGATGTGATCAACGCCTTCGCGCAGCGCGTGGGCAACGAGCGCAACCTCACGGCGCTGTACCTGCTCACCGTGGCCGATATCCGCGGCACCAGCCCCAAGGTGTGGAACGCCTGGAAGGGCAAGCTGCTCGAAGACCTCTACCGCGCGACGCTGCGCGTGCTGGGCGGCCGCGCGCCCGACGCGGCCGCCGAGATCGAGGCGCGCAAGCGCGAGGCCCTGGTGCTGCTCGCGCTGCAGGCGCAGCCCCACGAGGCGCACAAGAAGCTCTGGGACACGCTGGACGTGAGCTACTTCATGCGCCACGAGGCGGCCGATATCGCCTGGCACGCACGCCACCTCTCGCGCCACGTTGGCACCGTGCGGCCCGTGGTGCGCGCGCGCCAGTCGCTCGCGGGCGAAGGGCTGCAGGTGCTGGTGTACGCGCCGGACCAGCCCGACCTGTTCGCGCGCTCCTGCGGTTACTTCGACCGCGCGGGCTTCTCCATCCTCGACGCGCGCATCCACACGGCCACGAATGGCTACGCGCTCGACACCTACCAGGTCGTCGCCTCGTCCCAGCCGGGCCACTACCGCGAGCTCACGCACATGGTCGAGAGCGACCTCGTGCGCGCCCTGGAGGACGCCGGTGCCCTGCCCGAGCCCGCGCGCAAGCGCGTGTCGCGCCGCGTGCAGAGCTTCCCGGTGGCGCCACGCGTCACGCTGCGCCCCGACGAGAAGGCCCAGCGCTGGCTGCTCAGCATTTCGGCCAGCGACCGCGCGGGGCTGCTGTACCTGGTGGCGCGCATCCTCGCCCGGCACCACCTGAACGTGCAGCTGGCCAAGATCAGCACCCTGGGCGAGCGTGTCGAGGACAGCTTCCTCGTGCAAGGCCCCGAACTGCAGAACAACGCGCGCCAGATCCAGATCGAAACCGAGCTGCTGCAGGCACTGTCCAGCTAG
- a CDS encoding sensor histidine kinase, with product MVSIAYQAQRLLDRLSGMGRNQRLEVYLLATPGYWALPPDGADRWADPQAHPERGVQATHPGLWAAIQAANAGVFNDDSGSWAFRRVELNAEPNAPSAKAANIPGLHVLVRLSTAELARTTWRWRLTLGLISAFVLAVVLRLTWQSGRAMVARRQHEESLQAANHALQESNDNLRSMQAELARADRLSSLGLMVAGVAHELNTPLGSATLALSTVQQRLDQLEDQVQHGLRKSDLADYLTHARQTLKVVLASVQRSAGIVRRFKQVAVDRTTMEQRVFDLTDVLLDSDLRLRKWDKSHPVQLKLGLEPGIVMESYPGPLEQVVVNLLDNALTHAFANRPGGCITLRTEADGADHVWIWFSDDGNGVPDSELGRLFEPFYTTNRHAGGTGLGLHIVFQLVHDVLGGTVTASRVAPPGTGMVFTLHLPRKAPPPGKAAP from the coding sequence ATGGTGTCCATCGCCTACCAGGCCCAGCGCCTGCTGGACCGCCTGTCCGGCATGGGCCGCAACCAGCGGCTGGAGGTGTACCTGCTGGCCACCCCAGGCTACTGGGCGCTGCCTCCCGACGGCGCCGACCGCTGGGCCGACCCGCAGGCCCACCCGGAACGCGGCGTCCAGGCGACCCACCCCGGGCTGTGGGCCGCCATACAGGCCGCGAACGCCGGGGTGTTCAACGACGACTCGGGCTCCTGGGCTTTCAGGCGCGTGGAGCTCAATGCCGAGCCGAACGCACCGAGCGCCAAGGCGGCGAACATCCCGGGGCTGCATGTGCTGGTGCGCCTGAGCACGGCCGAGCTGGCCCGCACGACCTGGCGCTGGCGGCTCACGCTGGGCCTCATCAGCGCCTTCGTGCTGGCCGTGGTGCTGCGGCTCACCTGGCAGAGCGGCCGTGCCATGGTGGCGCGCAGGCAGCACGAGGAGTCCCTGCAGGCGGCCAACCATGCGCTGCAGGAGTCCAACGACAACCTGCGCAGCATGCAGGCTGAACTGGCACGGGCCGACCGCCTGTCCTCGCTGGGCCTGATGGTGGCGGGCGTGGCCCATGAGCTCAACACGCCGCTGGGCAGCGCCACGCTCGCGCTGAGCACCGTGCAGCAGCGGCTGGACCAGCTCGAAGACCAGGTGCAGCACGGCCTGCGCAAGTCCGACCTGGCCGACTACCTGACCCATGCCCGCCAGACGCTGAAGGTGGTGCTCGCCTCCGTGCAGCGCTCCGCCGGCATCGTGCGGCGCTTCAAGCAGGTGGCCGTGGACCGGACCACCATGGAGCAGCGCGTGTTCGACCTGACGGACGTGCTGCTGGACTCGGACCTGCGCCTGCGCAAATGGGACAAGAGCCACCCCGTGCAGCTCAAGCTGGGGCTGGAGCCCGGCATCGTGATGGAGAGCTACCCCGGCCCGCTGGAGCAGGTCGTGGTGAACCTGCTGGACAACGCACTGACCCATGCCTTCGCCAACCGGCCCGGCGGCTGCATCACGCTGCGCACCGAGGCCGACGGGGCGGACCATGTCTGGATCTGGTTCTCCGACGACGGCAACGGCGTTCCCGACTCCGAGCTGGGGCGCCTGTTCGAGCCCTTCTACACCACCAACCGGCATGCGGGCGGCACGGGCCTGGGGCTGCACATCGTGTTCCAGCTCGTGCACGACGTGCTGGGCGGCACCGTCACGGCCTCTCGCGTGGCCCCGCCCGGTACAGGCATGGTCTTCACGCTGCACCTGCCGCGCAAGGCGCCGCCGCCCGGCAAGGCCGCGCCGTAG
- a CDS encoding putative bifunctional diguanylate cyclase/phosphodiesterase — protein sequence METDNATVPEPSQDDFAFAPEDAAAPPAPTNARQGVLTLLTVDDDPDFQHSLRLAIGNFRFQGHSINLLSAHSATQAAQILASRPDVAVIVLDIVMETDDAGLRLVKSVREVLGNAEVRIVLVTGQPGVMSMQTSLSLLDISDYWLKTDLTYERLHGILTSNLRTWEQIHALKRARQGLQTIVEASNSLTRSRDLSDFSCRMVRELSRLLGLEPDGVMCVQESPGPDPHMARIVGAAGRFTAYVAQALADLAEEDIRNLLLQSLREQRNVDTGTSQVLFFPGSERSPHAAAYLATGRLLDATERELLSVFASNIHSGLINVSLTSRLDRLAYEDGTLGLPNANALLREVESVLAIETPRDRALLFIDLDRYAQSCLSLGIEQGDLMLQKMSQRLQRVFPPPCVVTRLHDDTFGILGQTAMLRAECIGQLESVDPDHPTHPPFISVNAARIDLDRYEGTAHGAMAMGTLLLQRARTQGMSQWVDYENGMERESNRRFTQSRDLYHALHNNEIRIALQPQVDLASGAVIGAEALARWTRADGSQVPPSEFIPIAEACGLIVPLGRQIIELACQALAALRDAGHSRLPIAVNVSPLQLVHRSFPQELAATLARHGVDPAMLEIEITESSAMEDHLANGEMLARLRSAGFPIAIDDFGTGYSSLGHLRQLPATTLKVDRCFVAEIGKTHNRLAIADMIVLLGQRLNMRVLAEGVETREQAEWLMQRQCPAAQGYLFGAPEALPAFLRRLEGRPAHTA from the coding sequence ATGGAGACCGACAACGCGACCGTGCCAGAGCCATCGCAGGACGACTTCGCCTTCGCGCCCGAAGACGCCGCTGCGCCACCCGCTCCCACCAATGCGCGACAGGGCGTGCTCACCCTGCTCACGGTGGACGACGACCCGGACTTCCAGCACTCGCTGCGCCTGGCGATCGGCAACTTCCGCTTCCAGGGCCACAGCATCAACCTGCTGTCGGCCCACTCGGCCACCCAGGCGGCGCAGATCCTGGCCAGCCGGCCCGACGTGGCCGTGATCGTGCTCGACATCGTGATGGAGACCGACGACGCGGGCCTGCGCCTGGTCAAGAGCGTGCGCGAGGTACTGGGCAACGCCGAGGTGCGCATCGTCCTCGTGACCGGGCAGCCGGGCGTGATGTCCATGCAGACCTCGCTGAGCCTGCTCGACATCAGCGACTACTGGCTCAAGACCGACCTCACCTACGAGCGGCTGCACGGCATCCTCACGAGCAACCTGCGCACCTGGGAGCAGATCCACGCCCTCAAGCGCGCGCGCCAGGGGTTGCAGACCATCGTGGAGGCCAGCAACAGCCTCACGCGGTCGCGGGACCTGTCCGACTTCTCGTGCCGCATGGTGCGCGAGCTCTCGCGCCTGCTGGGCCTGGAGCCCGACGGCGTGATGTGCGTGCAGGAGTCCCCTGGGCCGGACCCGCACATGGCCCGCATCGTGGGGGCTGCGGGACGCTTCACCGCATATGTCGCCCAGGCCCTCGCGGACCTGGCCGAGGAAGACATCCGCAACCTGCTGCTGCAGAGCCTGCGCGAGCAGCGCAACGTGGACACGGGCACGAGCCAGGTGCTGTTCTTCCCCGGCTCGGAGCGCAGCCCCCACGCGGCGGCCTACCTGGCCACGGGCCGCCTGCTGGACGCCACCGAACGCGAACTGCTCAGCGTGTTCGCGTCCAACATCCACTCGGGCCTCATCAACGTATCGCTCACGAGCCGCCTGGACCGGCTGGCCTATGAGGACGGCACGCTGGGCCTGCCCAACGCCAACGCGCTGCTGCGCGAGGTCGAGAGCGTGCTGGCCATCGAAACGCCGCGCGACCGCGCCCTGCTGTTCATCGACCTGGACCGCTACGCGCAAAGCTGCCTGTCGCTGGGCATCGAGCAGGGCGACCTGATGCTGCAGAAGATGTCGCAGCGCCTGCAGCGCGTGTTCCCCCCGCCCTGCGTGGTGACACGCCTGCATGACGACACCTTCGGCATCCTGGGGCAGACCGCGATGCTGCGCGCCGAATGCATCGGCCAGCTCGAATCGGTGGACCCGGACCACCCCACGCACCCGCCCTTCATCAGCGTGAACGCCGCGCGCATCGACCTCGACCGCTACGAGGGCACGGCACACGGCGCCATGGCCATGGGCACGCTGTTGCTGCAGCGCGCCCGCACCCAGGGCATGAGCCAGTGGGTGGACTACGAAAACGGCATGGAGCGCGAAAGCAACCGCCGCTTCACGCAATCGCGCGACCTGTACCACGCGCTGCACAACAACGAGATCCGCATCGCGCTGCAGCCCCAGGTGGACCTGGCCAGCGGCGCCGTCATCGGCGCGGAGGCGCTCGCACGCTGGACCCGCGCGGACGGCAGCCAGGTCCCGCCGTCCGAGTTCATCCCCATCGCCGAGGCCTGCGGCCTCATCGTGCCGCTGGGCCGCCAGATCATCGAGCTGGCCTGCCAGGCCCTTGCCGCGCTGCGCGACGCAGGCCATTCCCGGCTGCCCATCGCCGTGAACGTCTCTCCCCTGCAGCTGGTGCACCGCAGCTTTCCACAGGAGCTGGCCGCCACGCTGGCCCGCCACGGCGTGGACCCCGCGATGCTCGAAATCGAGATCACCGAGTCCAGCGCCATGGAAGACCACCTGGCCAACGGCGAAATGCTGGCCCGCCTGCGCAGCGCGGGCTTTCCCATCGCCATCGACGACTTCGGCACCGGCTACTCGTCCCTGGGCCACCTGCGCCAGCTCCCCGCCACCACGCTCAAGGTGGACCGCTGCTTCGTGGCCGAGATCGGCAAGACCCACAACCGCCTGGCCATCGCCGACATGATCGTGCTGCTGGGCCAGCGCCTGAACATGCGCGTGCTGGCCGAGGGCGTGGAAACCCGCGAGCAGGCCGAATGGCTGATGCAGCGCCAATGCCCCGCCGCGCAGGGCTATCTCTTCGGCGCACCCGAGGCCCTGCCGGCCTTCCTGCGCCGCCTCGAAGGCCGCCCCGCCCACACGGCCTGA
- the map gene encoding type I methionyl aminopeptidase — MSITIKSAEDIAGMREACRLASEVLDYITPHIKPGITTAEIDRLGAECMAQQGTVSATIGYQPPGYPPYPGHLCTSVNHVVCHGIPNDKALKKGDIVNVDVTVITKDGWYGDNSRMYLIGECSIAAKRLSALTFEAMWLGIQQVRPGARLGDVGHAIQKFAEGHGLSVVREFCGHGIGQKFHEEPQVLHYGRPGTGEELVPGMTFTIEPMLNLGRREVKEHGNDGWTIVTKDHSLSAQWEHTVLVTDTGYDVLTLSAGSPALPAFVKSTTT, encoded by the coding sequence ATGAGTATCACCATCAAGTCCGCCGAAGACATCGCTGGCATGCGCGAAGCCTGCCGCCTCGCCTCGGAAGTGCTGGACTACATCACTCCCCATATCAAGCCGGGCATCACCACGGCCGAAATCGACCGCCTGGGCGCGGAATGCATGGCCCAGCAGGGTACCGTGTCGGCCACCATCGGCTACCAGCCCCCGGGCTACCCGCCCTACCCCGGCCACCTGTGCACCTCGGTCAACCACGTGGTGTGCCACGGCATCCCGAACGACAAGGCCCTGAAGAAGGGCGACATCGTGAACGTGGACGTCACCGTGATCACCAAGGACGGCTGGTACGGCGACAACAGCCGCATGTACCTGATCGGCGAATGCTCCATCGCGGCCAAGCGCCTGTCGGCGCTCACCTTCGAAGCCATGTGGCTGGGCATCCAGCAGGTTAGGCCCGGCGCCCGCCTGGGCGATGTGGGCCACGCGATCCAGAAGTTCGCCGAAGGGCACGGCCTGTCGGTGGTGCGCGAATTCTGCGGCCACGGCATCGGCCAGAAATTCCACGAGGAGCCCCAGGTGCTGCACTACGGCCGCCCCGGCACGGGCGAGGAGCTCGTGCCCGGCATGACCTTCACGATCGAGCCCATGCTCAACCTCGGCCGCCGCGAGGTCAAGGAGCACGGCAACGACGGCTGGACCATCGTCACCAAGGACCACAGCCTCTCGGCCCAGTGGGAGCACACCGTGCTGGTCACCGACACCGGCTACGACGTGCTCACGCTCTCGGCGGGCTCCCCCGCGCTGCCGGCCTTCGTCAAGTCGACGACGACCTGA